In the Larus michahellis chromosome 6, bLarMic1.1, whole genome shotgun sequence genome, one interval contains:
- the ESPNL gene encoding espin-like protein: MCRASSRGTPHPEEACAFPPGSRPARRGMEPGRSVPAELKLRKPSQRARIPAPFFAHPAGADLPGPDPTEVDADSLVPTHDERGRPIPEWKRQVMVRRLRARLADEEAAGGQDAGCWRFSPSRQAVLGPFGELLTEADLQQLERAVESLRLRRRGEAYQGELRRLARELRALLPAPLLSITVRSPPPAPGQPLPLWCGRLAGAVSSLAALLAHAEGARVASPAAAAPPAATVGQPREPSGSLAQREIRQYGVCVRSLRGAFEPAWGVAEGKAAGGSGAEAASDSGISCEEAFSDGGGSPGPGPEWGSLRKERIVMLFLSHWRRSAYGPPPPPAGDPREAAGTGEGGAARLARQRAAIQRLLGGWRDAASRRPPPPPPRAAGRAPLSPEQFVASAGGGPADYDSLSLELFMLGYFRILEQDLPPEERRGRHLLCFEVFEQLGRHGWRAVRSFHRAVTDEIAAGRRGWRDGFDDIKDRYFGSPKSPARRPGEARGEGEELCRYMDRSFAFWKEKEAEIFSLEE; this comes from the exons ATGTGCCGGGCATCCTCACGGGGTACCCCTCACCCG gaGGAGGCCTGCGCCTTTccccccggcagccgcccggcccggcgggggatGGAGCCCGGCAGGTCGGTGCCAGCCGAGCTGAAGCTCCGTAAGCCCTCGCAGCGGGCCAGGATCCCGGCGCCCTTCTTCGCCCATCCG GCTGGGGCGGACCTCCCCGGGCCGGACCCTACGGAGGTGGACGCGGACTCCCTGGTACCCACGCACGACGAGCGGGGCCGCCCCATCCCCGAGTGGAAGCGGCAGGTGATGGTGCGCCGGCTGCGGGCCCGGCTGGCAGAcgaggaggcggcgggcggccaG GACGCGGGTTGCTGGCGCTTCTCGCCCTCCCGCCAGGCCGTGCTGGGCCCGTTCGGGGAGCTGCTGACCGAAGCGgacctgcagcagctggagcgggCAGTGGAGagcctgcggctgcggcggcgcgGAGAGGCGTACCAGGGCGAGCTGCGGCGCCTGGCGCGGGAGCTGCGGGCCCTCCTGCCCGCCCCGCTGCTCAGCATCACCGTgcgcagccccccgcccgcccccgggcagCCTCTGCCTCTCTGGTGCGGCCGCCTGGCCGGCGCCGTCAGCAGCCTGGCCGCGCTGCTGGCCCACGCCGAGGGGGCACGGGtggcctcccccgccgccgccgctccccccgccgccaccgtCGGGCAGCCGCGGGAGCCGTCGGGCAGCCTGGCGCAGCGGGAGATTCGGCAGTACGGGGTTTGCGTCCGCAGCCTCCGCGGCGCCTTCGAGCCCGCCTGGGGGGTGGCGGAGGGGAAGGCGGCCGGGGGGAGCGGTGCGGAGGCCGCCAGCGATTCGGGCATCAGCTGCGAGGAGGCGTTTTCCGACGGCGGCGgctcgccggggccggggccggagtGGGGAAGCCTGAGGAAGGAGCGGATCGTGATGCTCTTCCTGAGCCACTGGAGACGGTCCGCCTacgggccccccccgccgcccgccggggacccccgggaggcagcggggaccggggaggggggtgcgGCCCGCTTGGCGAGGCAGAGAGCGGCCATCCAGCGGCTTCTGGGAGGCTGGCGGgacgccgcctcccgccgccccccgccaccgccgccccgcgccgccgggcgcGCCCCGCTATCTCCGGAGCAGTTCGTGGCGAGTgccggggggggcccggccgACTATGACAGCCTGTCGCTGGAGCTCTTCATGCTGGGCTATTTCCGCATCCTGGAGCAGGATCTGCCTCCCGAGGAGCGCCGCGGCCGCCACCTCCTTTGCTTCGAGGTCTTCGAGCAACTGGGCCGGCACGGCTGGCGGGCGGTGCGCTCCTTCCACCGCGCCGTCACCGACGAGATCGCCGCCGGCCGGCGAGGCTGGCGGGACGGCTTCGACGACATCAAGGACAGGTATTTCGGATCCCCCAAAAGCCCGGCCCGGCGGCCAGGGGAGgccaggggagagggagaggagctcTGCCGCTACATGGACCGCAGCTTCGCcttctggaaggagaaggaagccGAGATCTTCAGCTTGGAGGAGTGA